One genomic segment of Ipomoea triloba cultivar NCNSP0323 chromosome 9, ASM357664v1 includes these proteins:
- the LOC116029704 gene encoding uncharacterized protein LOC116029704, which produces MVESGRLLYIRTHQQSLWCGSYKGLSDTLTRWEIAPTTQGRRIILPSSFTGGARYLVQNYQDAMAICGWMVQNYQDAMAICGWIGFPNKDAMAICGWIGFPNIFITFTCNPKWPEIKRFLECRNLNPEDRPDILCHVFKMKLDALIKEIRSGIVFGKNCCRVVVLSISQKKFMDKSIIYCNGYLLYKRRDNGNTVLKGGVELDNRYVVPHNRVTAQFYKTAESTDKDQVIDEINMYYDYRYICPCEAAWRLFAYDIRFQNPAVERLSFHLPNEQSIVFDDDASVLDVLQRDTIKNNKFLAWFEANKKYPNARKLTYREMPIHFVWKRKERECFEDLCIFNGTQYTSFRDACYARGLIYDKKEYIDAILVASQWSTANALRRLFVTLLTSKSISHPENVWNATWQYLYVCMTDQRKILYGLMEVEKLLSMWNQSLKDYPHMPIPDWSQIETLQNRLILEELSYDLDQLRKEHDLMVVKLTDEHRHVYDQVLTVVFSVNGGFFFVYGCGGTGKTFVWRTLFVDLRLEWKIVLNVASSGIASLLMPGGRTTHSRFAIPIIVNEDSTCNISQGSDLAELIIKCSLIIWDEAP; this is translated from the exons ATGGTTGAATCTGGCAGGCTTCTGTACATTCGCACTCATCAACAAAGTTTATGGTGCGGGTCATATAAAGGGTTGTCTGACACTTTAACGCGTTGGGAAATTGCACCTACAACTCAAGGTCGGCGAATTATATTACCGTCTTCTTTCACTGGTGGAGCACGTTACTTGGTGCAGAATTACCAAGATGCAATGGCCATTTGTGGTTGGATGGTGCAGAATTACCAAGATGCAATGGCCATTTGTGGTTGGATAGGTTTTCCAAATAAAGATGCAATGGCCATTTGTGGTTGGATAGGTTTTCCAAATATATTCATCACTTTTACGTGCAATCCAAAGTGGCCAGAGATAAAACGGTTTTTGGAATGTAGAAATTTGAATCCCGAAGATCGTCCAGATATTTTGTGCCATGTATTTAAGATGAAATTAGATGCTCTTATTAAAGAAATTCGATCAGGCAttgtttttggaaaaaattGTTGCAG GGTTGTTGTTCTAAGCATTTCCCAAAAGAAATTTATGGATAAATCGATTATTTATTGCAATGGATATCTTCTTTACAAGCGACGAGATAATGGTAACACAGTTTTGAAAGGTGGTGTTGAGTTGGATAACAGATATGTTGTGCCGCATAACAG GGTCACAGCCCAATTCTATAAGACTGCTGAGTCAACAGATAAGGATCAAGTCATAGATGAGATTAATATGTACTACGATTATCGTTATATTTGTCCTTGTGAAGCTGCATGGCGTCTGTTTGCTTATGACATTCGATTCCAAAATCCTGCAGTTGAGCGTTTGAGTTTCCATCTGCCAAATGAacaaagtattgtgtttgatgatgaTGCTTCTGTGTTAGATGTACTCCAAAGAGATACAATTAAGAACAATAAGTTCCTAGCTTGGTTTGAAGCTAATAAGAAATATCCCAATGCTCGAAAGTTGACCTATAGGGAAATGCCAATCCATTTTGTATGGAAGCGGAAAGAACGCGAGTG TTTTGAAGATCTGTGTATATTTAATGGTACCCAGTATACGAGTTTTCGTGATGCATGCTATGCGCGTGGGTTGATTTATGataagaaagaatatattgatgcAATATTAGTAGCTAGCCAGTGGTCAACTGCTAATGCATTACGCCGCTTATTTGTTACATTGCTTACGTCGAAATCGATTAGCCATCCAGAAAATGTATGGAATGCAACTTGGCAGTATCTAT ATGTCTGTATGACAGATCAGAGAAAAATATTGTACGGTCTGATGGAGGTCGAGAAACTTCTGTCTATGTGGAATCAAAGTTTGAAGGACTACCCCCATATGCCAATACCTGATTGGTCTCAAATTGAAACTTTGCAAAATCGGTTGATTTTGGAAGAACTGTCATATGACTTAGATCAATTGCGCAAGGAACATGACTTGATGGTTGTAAAACTTACTGATGAGCACCGACATGTCTACGATCAGGTTTTGACTGTTGTGTTTAGTGTTAATGGAGGATTTTTCTTTGTCTACGGTTGCGGTGGTACGGGTAAAACATTTGTTTGGCGCACACTGTTTGTTGATCTACGTTTAGAGTGGAAGATTGTACTGAATGTAGCCTCCAGTGGAATTGCTTCGCTGTTAATGCCTGGGGGTCGAACAACACATTCTCGGTTTGCCATTCCAATTATTGTCAATGAGGATTCTACGTGCAATATTTCACAAGGAAGTGATCTGGCAGAGCTTATTATTAAATGCAGCTTGATTATTTGGGATGAGGCTCCATGA